A window of Desulfatibacillum aliphaticivorans DSM 15576 contains these coding sequences:
- a CDS encoding POTRA domain-containing protein produces the protein MRKTVKHTIILGQVILWLAMAAVTWAGQEPEESVVPDSGMPGAVERSLKEREIPAHSRLPEISVQDEQSAVFKGGEGVTFRLSKICFEGQRVFADQDLQEVVAPYVGQTMEVSALKEVTDEVTRFYKENGYFLSRAYVPPQCIKEGEVLIKVREGR, from the coding sequence GTGAGGAAGACTGTGAAGCACACCATCATTTTGGGGCAGGTTATATTGTGGCTGGCAATGGCCGCGGTAACCTGGGCTGGACAAGAGCCCGAAGAATCCGTTGTGCCGGATAGCGGCATGCCCGGTGCAGTGGAGAGATCGCTCAAAGAGCGGGAAATCCCCGCTCATTCCCGGCTGCCCGAGATCAGCGTTCAGGACGAACAGAGCGCGGTGTTCAAGGGCGGGGAAGGTGTGACGTTCCGTTTATCCAAGATCTGTTTTGAGGGTCAGCGGGTTTTCGCGGACCAGGATCTCCAGGAGGTGGTGGCGCCGTACGTGGGCCAGACCATGGAGGTGAGCGCCCTCAAGGAAGTGACGGACGAGGTGACCCGGTTCTACAAAGAGAACGGGTACTTCCTGTCCCGGGCCTATGTGCCGCCCCAGTGCATCAAGGAAGGGGAGGTGCTGATCAAGGTTCGCGAGGGCCGCTT